From Argopecten irradians isolate NY chromosome 12, Ai_NY, whole genome shotgun sequence, one genomic window encodes:
- the LOC138304773 gene encoding protein SPMIP1-like, with product MARNYPASTQIQKFLEESYNKERDARLGWYIKKTDKSSSMAESKQSEVARRKIQNAPKPAEDLLTKLPEDRTPQRFNKKKSNFQDVPFMEKNSGEMLNVAMLPVIASVKNKLYDGFTKEGKGRYQYLCDRYKDSPEDKFQFPLLSSWEYGWRLADVVKKNEIKKPAFGRTRIVSDTFYTRTGIPSNPDYEEKW from the coding sequence ATGGCCCGAAACTATCCTGCGAGTACGCAGATACAAAAGTTTTTAGAAGAATCATACAATAAGGAGCGTGATGCAAGGCTAGGATGGTACATAAAAAAGACTGACAAGTCTAGTTCCATGGCAGAGTCCAAACAGTCGGAGGTGGCTAGAAGGAAAATACAAAACGCACCGAAGCCTGCCGAGGATTTATTAACCAAATTACCCGAAGACAGAACACCACAACGGTTCAATAAGAAAAAGTCCAATTTTCAGGATGTTCCATTTATGGAGAAAAATTCCGGCGAAATGTTGAATGTCGCGATGCTTCCAGTTATAGCTAGCGTAAAGAATAAGCTGTATGATGGGTTCACGAAAGAAGGAAAGGGTCGGTACCAGTATCTGTGTGATAGATACAAGGACAGTCCAGAGGACAAATTCCAATTCCCTCTCCTTAGTTCTTGGGAATATGGATGGCGGTTGGCAGATGTTGtgaagaaaaatgaaattaagaaaCCTGCATTTGGACGTACAAGGATAGTATCGGATACCTTTTACACAAGAACTGGCATCCCCTCtaatccggattacgaagaaaAATGGTAA
- the LOC138304772 gene encoding F-box/LRR-repeat protein 5-like, translated as MAPKSWPDEVDVFTIPHSRMKELVQKYVNMVSDINFTNVGHLTSLLENLCNTFREFHNHEQVENQFIMNKLKEKLKCLSIKNHAVCNCHSDNRLTEMLNLFQDGYKCTEKTDADRINYGIKLRKALEDFTNNFLPHMEEEEEIFQPMLIKYFSYDELCNIKNEVLMHHSIATGQKQLKEAELMCDDIQEKEELEKSEKEVEYRGIDTLPQELMLKIFSHLDPRQLCSCAQVSQRWNELATDGSLWTTILPVQWAMGQWSFVPRLDSQEEEDKVNVTEELMADVLCEEMIDEDADQDESGGDESDGIVDEECTEDKQIRKEAAMLTSLVKHLLPRVGSHVKSFYLGYSKGLVNGLLYKILSQCPNLEILDLSQTRISDIAFKGLGRKGCGSKLRHLNLGGCFNITDKTLQRLSTSFNGVSGEDMLGSKLEKNDTESNEKGEKEAGKCGNCCKVKNGKVDDNCEPEKNERKGQQSAGHDCDDKVGKYGSTFTESTVDAKINRNIDDNTVHLTNSNDNLVDKPSHPEHYVMGEGQSDVNVNGEGQSDVNVNAEGLSDVIVNQALEHACDYLENLMKFGPDKTEQASQERPSETDSTIVFDPVTPDDGSFTKQTMKPNSQEESSPCLNKCGHCTMSAKHLQEADDSHSHQTTVRFYESKKPKRTTCDESNADINTSPPGSVQDTITLISDNVNICDNDLDLVNNDPNPRILEYLSLSGCYHITDTGLRYLAENGGLPYLRYLDLSGCLNITADGLTELVSVCPALDIEDLYYCDNVIDGPYAAEASGCQNLECNSRVCCRSGY; from the exons ATGGCGCCGAAGTCTTGGCCTGACGAGGTGGATGTATTTACTATTCCTCATTCTAGAATGAAGGAATTAGTACAAAAATACGTAAACATG GTTTCTGACATCAACTTCACAAATGTTGGGCACCTGACTTCATTACTGGAGAACCTATGTAACACATTCAGAGAGTTCCATAACCACGAACAAGTGGAGAATCAGTTCATCATGAACAAGCTGAAGGAGAAGCTCAAGTGTCTGTCCATTAAAAACCATGCTGTCTGTAACTGTCACTCGGACAACAGACTGACAGAGATGCTGAACCTGTTCCAGGATGGGTACAAGTGTACTGAAAAGACTGATGCTGATAGGATAAACTATGGCATCAAACTTAGGAAGGCTCTGGAGGACTTCACCAACAACTTCCTCCCTCACATGGAGGAGGAAGAAGAG ATATTTCAGCCGATGTTGATAAAATACTTTAGTTACGATGAGCTCTGTAACATCAAGAACGAGGTCCTCATGCATCACTCAATAGCTACAGGACAGAAGCAACTGAAGGAAGCAGAATTGATGT GTGATGACATCCAGGAGAAAGAGGAACTGGAAAAGTCTGAGAAGGAGGTGGAATACCGGGGAATCGATACTCTACCGCAGGAACTGATGCTGAAAATCTTCTCCCATCTCGATCCTCGTCAGCTCTGTAGCTGTGCTCAGGTGTCACAACGCTGGAATGAACTAGCTACTGATGGTTCTTTGTGGACAACCATCCTACCTGTACAGTGGGCTATGG GTCAATGGTCATTTGTCCCAAGACTGGACAGTCAGGAGGAGGAGGATAAGGTGAACGTCACAGAGGAACTGATGGCTGATGTCTTGTGCGAGGAGATGATCGATGAGGATGCCGATCAAGACGAGTCCGGGGGAGATGAGAGTGACGGCATTGTAGATGAGGAGTGTACAGAAGACAAACAG ATCCGTAAAGAGGCGGCCATGCTAACATCCTTAGTAAAACACCTCTTACCAAGAGTAGGGTCTCATGTCAAGTCATTTTACCTTGGATACAGTAAAGGTCTTGTTAATGGCCTG CTGTACAAGATTCTGTCTCAATGTCCTAACCTAGAAATTCTCGACTTGTCCCAAACGAGGATATCTGACATAGCCTTTAAGGG ACTCGGTAGAAAAGGATGTGGATCAAAGCTAAGACATCTCAATCTTGGAGGCTGCTTTAACATAACAGATAAGACTCTACAGAGGCTGTCTACATCCTTTAATGGTGTGTCTGGTGAGGATATGTTGGGGAGCAAACTGGAGAAAAACGACACTGAAAGTAACGAAAAAGGTGAAAAGGAGGCTGGGAAATGTGGTAACTGTTGTAAAGTcaaaaatggaaaagttgacgaTAATTGTGAACCTgagaaaaatgaaagaaaaggCCAACAATCTGCTGGACATGATTGTGATGATAAGGTAGGAAAGTATGGTTCTACATTTACAGAGTCTACTGTTGATGCTAAGATCAACAGAAACATCGATGACAATACCGTTCATCTTACAAACAGCAATGACAATTTGGTAGATAAGCCCAGTCATCCAGAACATTATGTGATGGGTGAAGGCCAGAGCGATGTCAATGTGAATGGTGAAGGCCAGAGCGATGTCAATGTGAATGCTGAAGGCCTGAGTGATGTCATTGTGAATCAGGCTCTGGAACACGCCTGTGATTACCTGGAAAACCTGATGAAGTTTGGTCCAGACAAAACTGAACAGGCAAGCCAAGAGAGACCTTCTGAGACAGATTCTACAATAGTGTTTGATCCAGTGACACCTGATGATGGATCATTCACAAAACAGACAATGAAGCCTAATTCACAGGAGGAGTCTTCTCCATGTTTAAACAAATGTGGTCACTGTACAATGTCTGCCAAACATTTACAGGAAGCAGATGATTCTCATTCACATCAGACTACTGTTAGGTTTTATGAATCAAAGAAACCCAAAAGGACTACATGTGATGAATCTAACGCAGACATAAACACATCACCACCTGGTTCAGTCCAGGACACAATAACGTTGATCTCTGACAATGTGAATATCTGtgataatgaccttgacctggtGAACAATGACCCCAACCCTCGTATCCTGGAGTATTTGAGTCTGTCCGGCTGTTACCACATCACAGACACTGGGTTAAG